aaaaaaaaatatatatatttagcataatatatatatatatacaaatgtataaaatgaaaacaTAGCACTTGGGAATATATGAATGAAACATGACAAAGAttaatatagataaatacctaatttattaattatgaattttatataatgagAAGATGTACTATATAATTTAACTTTTGTAAATTAATTTTAGattattcaaaaaataagaattataaaatatatttataactatcacattcttttatatatatatatatatatatatattataatatagaatatattattcaaggtactttcataatttttttatataattcatttttgtACTCTTCAcataattctttttttaaattgtCAAATTTTTCTAAACAtgaaaataagaatatttttattttatcaacTTCAGCATTTCTATTTAGCAATCTATAAaactttttattatatttagatgatacatttaaaaatttaaattcaatattatataagCATTCTTTCCAATATTCTTCAGGATATTTTTCTCTCGGTGTTCCACCATAATGTGGTGATATAATCTTTTTGTATTTAGACAAACACTCTTTTTCATAATCTTTTAAagtatttattatattacgCCATCCTAATTTACATACACCCAAGGTTTGAATCCATACATTAATTAAATCTGTACGTGGTGTAATGTCTTTTAATCCTGTAATAACTTCAGTTATTTCATGTTCATTTAATTGTCTTGTAATATCATTgtaatttaaattttttaaaggtgcattaaaattattatttgaatcattaacattatttttatttgtatatatattatttaatgtttttttaatactATCAATGTTTCCgatttttatatctttcttttctccgttttttttaacctttttgttttttttgattttttttttaactgGTTCATCATCTGATTCTTCTTCAGATTCATTTTCTGTTTCAACTTCTGATTCTTCTTCAGATTCTTCTTCAGATTCTTCTTCGGAGTCATTTTCTGATTGCTCATCTGATTCATTTTCTGATTCACCTTCTGATTCTTCTTCTGAATCATTAGAATCTTCTTCACTTTGTATCAAATCTTGATCTAATGCATCATAGTATGTGTTATACGTATGTCTTCCTGAATAATATTGATTATATACTCCATTCGGttcaatataataatttaacATTGCTCCATATTTAccattataatattcagATAAATTTCTTTCAACTAATGAAACGGATACGGAATCTGAGATAATATTTCCATCATGCATATGCACATcctataaaaaaaatttatattcatatagtatattaattatatatatatattt
This portion of the Plasmodium gaboni strain SY75 chromosome Unknown, whole genome shotgun sequence genome encodes:
- a CDS encoding exported protein (PHISTa), which translates into the protein MNLKNSGFSFFFSDKKKNRSTLFSFPFQTIYISICIIIVIYVSFMDVHMHDGNIISDSVSVSLVERNLSEYYNGKYGAMLNYYIEPNGVYNQYYSGRHTYNTYYDALDQDLIQSEEDSNDSEEESEGESENESDEQSENDSEEESEEESEEESEVETENESEEESDDEPVKKKIKKNKKVKKNGEKKDIKIGNIDSIKKTLNNIYTNKNNVNDSNNNFNAPLKNLNYNDITRQLNEHEITEVITGLKDITPRTDLINVWIQTLGVCKLGWRNIINTLKDYEKECLSKYKKIISPHYGGTPREKYPEEYWKECLYNIEFKFLNVSSKYNKKFYRLLNRNAEVDKIKIFLFSCLEKFDNLKKELCEEYKNELYKKIMKVP